acacagccctgaaaacatcagatctgagacATGTTAGGGCACAAATCTgtcctggtaatgtgaacacagtCTTTGTGTATGGAGAGGCCCTGATGGGTTGGATTTCATATGTgggctgaaaatgaataaacctGCTCATAGCAGTAAGTCCCGAGGTCTGAAGATGAGAACCACTGACATAAAGAACACAATTACTCACTATTGTGGAAGTGAAGGTGACTCTGCGATGGTAAACATAATATCTGATGGGGATGGCGAAGGTATAGAGCACATGCAGGAAAGCGAAGGCTAGAGCCAGCAATCCCAGCTGCTTTCTGCACAGCATCCAACGGTCCAGCCAGTCGGGAAAGCGGCGGTACTTGGTGCCATTGTAGAGCTGTAGGAAGGCCGCCATGATACCTGGCAGGTAGCACAGCGCCAGCATCACCAAAGCGACCATCGGGAACGCTTTATTAGCCAGGGAGACCATGATGCGGAAAGAAatgtccttcttttccatgaCCCACTTGTAGATGACATCCTGGATTAACACATAGATGAAGAAAACTGCCAGCAGTCCAACAGCGATACGGAAGGGTAGTCTCCACATGGGGAAGAGCTGGAGGGGGATGTCCTCCAGCTCAGAAGCTGCTCTCAGGGACCCTCGGTCCAAGGCGGTGAGGCCAAGACTGTGGGCGATGTCCACCACTGCTTGCTTAGCATCAGGGTTGTTGCCACAGATCAGCACCTGCAAAGgtgataaatacaaatacagtgCTCATCAATATTTTTGGGATTCTTAGTTTTTCAAACTAAAATAAACGATGTTCATTTGTTGGCTTGCAATGATTTAATGGATCAACGCAATCATGAAAACCCCTATGAAATGGCAACTTTAGAGgagaaatcattttaatttgatctaCTATGGTAATGAGATCGTTTTCCAGGTATGTTTTACACCATTTCTATTGCTTCATTCATCCTGAAACTTCCACTCAATACAAAGAACTTGCTCCCTGCTTTCATGGCTCTCGTGGCTGGCATCGTTGTCCTCCACCTCTGCCATTTGTGTCCCTGGGCAGAGCTCAGGCTTTTCACTCTGTCCCCCACTCACTCGCAGTTCTCCCCCGCCCTCCTTACGGTGTTTCGTCCTCGCTCCGAAGTCGGGCCACAATGACGTCCGCCAGAGGCAGGGGCCGAACTCCAAGCAAGGATGAAGTGAGGGAAGTGGGCACATGCCACattggtgttttcaaatgggATATATCTTTTTGAATGATTTTCCATTCATTGTAGCATTCACCTCTCCCCTGGGCCCTGATGATGACCGTGAGAGCTGGCAGGATGGCGGGGCCCAAACTCTGAGCGAGGACGAAGCGAGGGGGGTGGGCACATGCCAcactggtgttttcaaatggcaTAAAACTTTTGTAATAATTTTCCAATGACATCAAAACTATTAATCACTGTGTAATGTGTCCATCCCCCTGATGATAACCatgagagccggcaggaaggcgggGCCCAAACTCTGAGCTAGGTCAAAGCCCCACAAAGATGGTGGGGAGAGGAGAATACCGGGTGATTTTTGGAAACAAAatcattgagagtggtttgatgggaaatgaTTCATAGCAGAGAATTGCTGACTGGAACCTGCAAAACCTGTGGACTAAAGAAAAATTTTGCCAAATTATTCCTTTAAGTGTAGTgtagcagaaaaaaagaaactccTCAAACATTTGACATGGAGCGTAGGTAAAATagcaagagaggcagagaaataCAAGTTGTCAGAAGTGGCTCAGAGCAAAAAATATCCACTTTCATTTGTGTGAGTTCTTAAAGCCCCTGGGTTTGAGATgttataattcagtgctgtcCTTGAAAGCAATTGaatacaaaaaaggaaaagaaatgaagaaatggaTCTGGGAATGTTATCTCAGTCCTTTTCTTCTGAAGAGCAGACTTCTGTTTGTATTTTCAACACAATGACCCAGATAATTCATTTTCCCAGCTGACCTACGATTCCAAATCTCAACTGCTCGTCAAAGTTCAAAGACCCTTGGCACCAGCATGGGCCTGATGCATCACTGATGAAATGCTCAGATTTGCAATGAACCTCTCTGCAGACTCTCTGTACTACACAAGTTTAGCACAGTGTGTAGTTACTTTGCCCTATAGGTAAACATTAAGCTTGTTGTTGTGTACTGGTTCATCCTTATTTGGACACATCAGAGGTTTTCACACATTGCTTAATGTTTAAGTTGGGttttgagtctctggggtgggaGTATTCAGAGGGCTCTATGTACCCCCATTAAAAATTTCATGCGAAATAGCTTTATGCCACCTCAATCATTTTTTCTTAACATAACTTAAGAGAAATTACATTAACTTTGGTATATTTACAAACATATATATCACTACTGTCagaaaaaaccttgtatttttgacatagtttgaaaatgctggTGGCcatacagcactgcagtgttggcagtgggagattgcagggaggcccttggtggcctaggcccccttggcagaaactggctcttggtacatggaatgtaacctcactggggggaaggagccggaacttgtgTGTGTTCAGCATGACCTTGTCAGCTTGCCCTCACCATCTCCCCTTTGGTGTGCCTCTGATTCCATCTACAGCTTGCTACTTTATCCTGCTAACTCACTATTTAGCAACAAAGGGGTTGCACGGTTAGTAATAGCTCAATTAGTTAACAACAAATTAACACAATTAGTTAATAACAAAACAAGAACAACTGTGCATCACACTTAAACCTGACATTCTCAGAAATGATCTGAATTACAACGTTTGCTTAGCCAATTAGCTCACTGGGGCTAGGCTCGTTGATTGTGTTCTTATTGAATAATCTGCACTTTTTGGTTCCCTGTATAAACATTGGTGATCCTACTGACATCAACCACCATGGGATCTCTGTCATAGTATGTATCAAATAGGAGATCTGAATATGGGGCCCTGGAAACATAGggccctgggaacatagggGCCTGGGAACCATGAACCCTGCAAATACAGGGCCCTGGAAACATAGCACCCTGGGAACACAGGGCCCTGGGAACATATAACCCTGGGCCCTGGAACATAGAACTCTGGGAACATAGGATCCTGAGAACATAGAACCCAGAGAACAAAGGGCCCTGGGTGCACAGAAGCCTGGCAACATAGGGCCTAGGAACATAGTTCTTGAGAAAACAGAAcccgtgcacatctgtgaaggcaccattaatgctgaacgttGTATACATTGCAtaaactcacagatcacagcatgtttaatgtctttgcaccttattctcactacctcaCGTCCAGAAACGTGCGCTGTGTCGGCACTGCACTGTcctgtgtgtttactgtgtttaatgtctgtttaatttatcgtatttattatattgtttctagttaaattttttgtttgcacactatgtctgcaTGTTTGCACTCCTTGTTGTTCCATATTGTTTCTGGAGGAACGTAACTTCACTATACTGTGTatttgtacatagatggaatgacaataaaagcctcttgacatGTTTTGGCAAGATATACTGCCATCCAgacagggatgggggagtagctaagtagcgcACTACTTTTTTTTGGTTAGCTACAAATAtaagtagctagtagctgtagccactacagttttatgaaatgtagctagtagctgttgTGCCtgcaaatttttgtgtagctatagagTTTATTTTCGCtccatttggcacattatgaaatggtaAATATGCCAAATGAGCCCCCGAACTGCTGAGAAGCTGAAATCCTGCATCaaacaaataatggaaaaacatttaattttcaaaacttctcagttcccaaatgcttacagagtgttgttaaaggaagaggtgatgaagaacagtggtaaacatacccctgtcccaacttttttggaatgtgttgttggcctCAAATTCAAAAAGGGCTTTGTAGtacttttcctttaaaaatatggtttactcattttgcacttcattgcattctatttttatttacattctacacagtgtcacaacttttttggtaatggggttgtataatgtGAGCGTGGCACTAAACTACATTAATCTAGTGGCATGTTGTGCTTCCTTTGGCTTTTGGTATAACACAAATTTGTCTGGGTGTAGATTCTACAAGAAGCTGGAAGTGCTATTGCATAGGTTACTGCAAATTGGACAGCTCAGTCAACGATGCTCTATAGAGGTGAAATTCACTGAAGCAATAAAAACTTGCTGTCATGTTGCTGGAAGGATTCAGTGAGATACAATACAAGGtatgtccaaaaatatccagacacccattttaatgaacaaatcCAGCTACTTTAAGAAGCACCcgttgctgacacaggtgtgcAGCTgagcacacacagcttgtataatctcaaTAGAAAAGCATTACTAAGACAgaagatgctctggagcagctgtacATGAGCCTAAGTTCACCATGCATACTGGCTAGAAGGCTAAAGCTTCCAGCATTAGGCTGTGAAGCAGAGTGTCTGTGTTCTCGGGAGTGGAGCTACATGCAATACCTTCGGAATGAACcagagtgatccagaactgaccatccaatgctcttgtggctgaatgcattCACACCCTCACAACAATGTTCTGACATCTTGTGTAAAGCCTCCTcagaaaagtagaggctgttaatgaagcaaagAGGGAACAACCTCCCAACGGATGCCTTAATGAAcgggtgtctacaaacttttggacatagtgTTCAAGGTACTCATCTTGCATGTTCCCAAATTCTGATTTTTCCATCAGGATGATGGAAGAGCAACTCAGATTTGTCTGACAAGTCAGCTTTTTAGCCCTCCTCAGGAGTCAGTTTTGATGCTTCTGTGCCCACCAGACATGGACTTTCTTGTTCTTCACTGACAGCATTGGCACCTGACAGATCCATGAGTGTTGTAGGCCATTTGAGACGAAGCCCGGTAAATGGTACACTCTGTTGTTGAATTGCCTGGTTGGGCCCATCTGTCTGCTTGCATGTTTTTCCTCATTCCCTTTTGACCCCTCTGACCCACAAGCTGTTAGCCGGGAAGCTTTTCGCTGTACACACCGTTCTCAGTAAACTCCTGAAATAGTTGTGTGTGAAAAGAACGgggtgtaaataataataagccaAGAGTGTTGCATAACAGTTTAGGATATTGGAATTGGCCTATTTCACCACCTTCTTTTGCAAATGCGGAATGTGTATTGGAAGAAGGCGACACCGGTTTGTCAGTTCTATGTACTGAGCTATGATCATGAAAATACAGTTTTCAACCCTGCGGCACCTTTAAAGAGGAAAAGGGGCAGAACAACTTGAAACAGCTGGTTTGTTTGTAGTTTGTATAGCTGGCTAATGCAATAGGTAATTAATGTAAAGTTTtagttagtttaaaaaaaaacccaaaatctATAACTTACTAAAACTTCAGCTAAAACTTACCCAGCCATTTCACTGTattttgcctgttttctttCAACACTCAACAACATTCACTGCATATACCAAGTTTATTCATTTGCTACATTGGCTGGTTCGAATCTAACTCATTTGGCTGGTGTGCATTCCTCAAAACGAGGATTCACAATCAGGCAAGGGCAAGtccgagttgagtctcgagtcagTCGTGCAGCTCAAGTGCGACTGTGTCCCAGAAAGAGAAgcgttttacatcaaaccactctcaatgactttgtttacatcttaatttacTTTTGCAGACATAAAAAAACTGTGGAATCCCCATTAATACCTCCAGAAAGTAAGTACTTATTTCAACAGAAAATAGATATTATTTAACATAAGTCAATCTGGACATACTGCTAcccaaaacagagaaaaaaatctgtcaGGTAGGCACTTTTGGGGGCAGGGTAGGGGGGTTTAGCAATGTTTCGTGACATTAGTTACTTTGCACTATAGGTAAACATTAAACTATTTCATGTGTACCTATTCACCCTTAtttggccacacacacacacacacacacacacacacacacacacacacacacacacacacacacacacacacacacactcccagaGCTAACAGAACGTGGCCAGTGACTCGCAGAGGGAGGTCATAATTGCTTGCTTGGGTTTAGACTCCATGAACCCATTTTCCCCGGCCCCCCACTGACGAGGAGGAGCGAGACTTTTCCATGATATTGGCCTCATTTCACAGATAATAAGCAGTAACAATAGCGAACCACACATACGCCTACGCATCCGTGTTACCCTGCCATTGCGAGTGCCTAACTTTGTTGTGTTCCGAGTTCCATGCTGTGCTTTCTGCTTTCTTGCCAGGGTGATGAGATCGTACTTGAAGCATGAAGTCTGAACCTACAGCAGCTTCTCTGACAGCTGAGAACAAAATTCGCGTCTCTGGAGGTGCAATACCATTCTGATGTATTTCCAACATACATCCCTGCCCGCCAAAGCTAATTTAACATGGATGACAGCAGGCCGGATGTTCGGAACACGTCCATAAATATGGCAGCAGACAATTCTAGCGGCAACTCCAGCGCTGGCCTGGGTGTTTTGTTTCAGATCATCCGGAGAGAAGAGGCTACAGCTTGGAGGCGTTGAGGTTTGATTAATTATTACACAAGTCTGGGGTTTTGTTGTAGATCAGTTCCTTCAGTTACTTCACACTTTGATCCACTGATGTCGGACAAAGATTTAGGATGGATTACAGATTACGGCAGAGATTGTGTTTGTTCGAGATTGCATTACAACATCCGCtttatattagaaacaccttgtattTTCACTTGCCACTTAATAAGGTCTGCCTACCTTATAGGAGCGTAACATAAGTAGATGATGACAGAGTGTAGTTTCACTGCTAGATTGAAGGGAGTCCGCTATGCAAGAGTGTCCAGTCTGTCGACATAAACTGACCACTATTGCAGGGCTAACAAAAATTATTCATGAcatcagatggactacagttccTAACTGTACACTAGCAAAGCAGATCTgcgagtgtttctaataaagtggccagtatatTGCTGCTATGAGAAGAAAacctcttttttcagtttttgccaaaatttgaaagtgtctgttgtcctttacattgtttataaatttcatgatgaatggaccaaaaacaaaggcccaaaatggcttggaaaaagtctggttccattgacttacattcaaagtaaagtaggttttttccttttcctgtaaagttagcattttggagaggtttttcttccaacaacagtgatatgtaactTCTTACATTATGACTGTTGCCTGGTACTTGATGAATTTTGCCAGAATTCTCCTCTTCCACTGTTAACAGGGTGGTCCAATTTTAGGGTCATGTGTACATAAGCAGTACCCCCACCCATCATGAGTCTCATGCGTTTTTTCCCCACCTACACAGCCTTAAGAAAACCACGATCCCCCTCTGAGCAGAGATTCTTACAGAGTAAAggctaacaaccaagcgaaagctaccCTAGCAAGCATAAGTGGGATATTCAGCTGGCTCATCTTTCTGCCtgccatctgtccatccatcaatccattcAGTTCATTTGTTGATTCAACCAGCCATGGCAGCATTCCCTGGATTCCCTGCACACATGTCTTTAAGACATCATCAAAAAATagaatgatgatgtttttaGTTGCTGTGGTCACAGCAGAGTCCAACCACCTGCATATGTACAGCCTGTTTCCCTCTCCACTTGTGCTGTTTAGTTCTGCTTCAGTGGAGTTGCAGGTAGGGGGTGTTGGACTGAGGGCATCAATCATGCATGCTCATTAGAATTTTAATATCACCACCAGACAGTTCTCAGACAGCCTGATAATCGATTTTTCGGGctgtgttattatattttttattaactttgctgcatgtttaatataacactCAATTGTAGTATCATACaaacatatttattgttttacatcGACATGTTCCCTGGGACTTCACTACAATAGACGTAGGTGCACCAACACACATCCTATAGTCATTACAGTGACTGTATTTGACTTAAATGCTAGGAAACCCCCCTCTGATTATAAATCGTGAAGGTAAAAGGGGCTTTTGAGTCTTAAACTACAGCCGCTTTGGGGTGGATTGTTGGGTATTGGCAACAAGGGAGGCAggtagctaatgttactgctagCAAGCCAAAAAGCTAAGGTTGGGAAGGTGCTTGGCTATCTGGATACTGAGTGGGTGAAAATCTGTTACTGGTGtccattttgtgctgttttgtatgtgttttagtgtttttttaatgattttgtttgATGATTGTGGTATGACTTAAACTAAAGCTATCTAGCACTGTTGTATTTATTAGACTACAGACCAGTGGCCAGGCCAGTGGTCTCGACCTCTGGTCCGGGACAGCTGCCTTCCTGCAAAGGTTAGTTTCAACTTTAGCCAATAAGCTGCCCTGCCCCTTACAGATCCAACAAATCAGAGACTTGGAAAGAGATTcattagctggagcaggagtGGCAAATTGTGATTGGAACTAGGCTGCGCAGGAAGGTAGTGCTCTAGAGCCTGTGTTGGAGACCACCAGGGTAAGCTAACAGTCAGGACTGGATGACAACACAGGGATTCCAACTGCTTGTAATACaatgatgaataaaaacaggaaaacacaaGATATGATGATGCAATCATGAATTGGTTGGTATAGTGAAGTCAGTAACATCTCTGCTACTGAAacttccctctgggatcaataaaggattctgattgtgattctgattctacactgtagactgggtttCAATCCCCTGCTCAGGTAATCACCCTATACTAtcccaataagagtccttgggcaagactcctaaccctacctcctgtgtaaaatgatcaaattgtaggTCGCTTtgaataagagcatctgccaaatgtcaTAAACGTAATTGAATTCTAAATTTCATCAAAAAtcacaagaataaataaatgctttctGGTTAAATAACGTTACTTATAACCTCAGATGCCTAGAACTTTAGCACAGTACCATATGTTGTCATCATTGTTCATACCTGTCTGTTGGCATCCAGCCCCCCAGATTGCAGTGCCCATGCGGAGATGGTGTTGAAGGCTTTGACCACAACAGCCCCTGGTACCAGTGTGCTCAGGTATTCAGCATTGGATTGTGGGTACAGACCCCTTCTTAGGTTATTACTGATATCCACCAGCACTTTTCCTTCCAGAGCCAGGCTCAAAGAGCTCAGAAAGTCATAGTGCTCTCGATGAACAGCCACGAAGATCACTCTGGCCGCCTGAGCCGCCTCCTCATGGGTCATAACCTTGGCCCCCTTGGGCAGCAAAGCTGAGTTTTTGGGGTCTCTGGATCCGTAGACGACCTCATACCCCGCCTGGAGCAAGCGGAGGCCTAAAGAGCGGCCGAAGTCACCCGTGCCGAAGATACACACCACATCTTGCTTACACAGACCGCTCAGTGTGGTCATGGTAATGGAGTCTGGCTTCATAtctacacataaataaaaaagaaaaggagttGATTGGGAATTATGGATCTTAAGGTGGTAAATCAACTGCATCAACATGAGCAACAGTTCATCCTTTACCAACTGAAAGAAATGTTTTAAGGAGAGATGCTGAAAGACTTCATTTGGTTGCCATTCAATGTCTATATTTTTTGGTTgtaaattccaccaatttttcaaaatgtatgccAGTTAAATGgattagatgtaaacaaattcatttagagtggtttga
This portion of the Pygocentrus nattereri isolate fPygNat1 chromosome 24, fPygNat1.pri, whole genome shotgun sequence genome encodes:
- the steap4 gene encoding metalloreductase STEAP4; translated protein: MKPDSITMTTLSGLCKQDVVCIFGTGDFGRSLGLRLLQAGYEVVYGSRDPKNSALLPKGAKVMTHEEAAQAARVIFVAVHREHYDFLSSLSLALEGKVLVDISNNLRRGLYPQSNAEYLSTLVPGAVVVKAFNTISAWALQSGGLDANRQVLICGNNPDAKQAVVDIAHSLGLTALDRGSLRAASELEDIPLQLFPMWRLPFRIAVGLLAVFFIYVLIQDVIYKWVMEKKDISFRIMVSLANKAFPMVALVMLALCYLPGIMAAFLQLYNGTKYRRFPDWLDRWMLCRKQLGLLALAFAFLHVLYTFAIPIRYYVYHRRVTFTSTIIKENKTYEFENIMAWRSDSYLAMGMLGFALFVLLGITSLPSVSNSLNWREFSCIQSKLGHLTLLLCTAHAFLYGWDKFLKPASYKWWMPPGYMVSLVVPCVVLVLKLFLITPCMDRTITRIRQGWERSAGMPHKEEKSSQPLIL